A region of Streptomyces sp. NBC_01750 DNA encodes the following proteins:
- the rimP gene encoding ribosome maturation factor RimP, with protein sequence MSTTQSERLRGLLEPLVSAAELDLEEIEVSRAGRRRMLRIIVDSDEGVELDACAELSRAVSEKLDETDAMGEGEYVLEVSSPGADRPLTKHRHYVRAVGRLVKFQLHDAGTADELVARILTVDDEGLDLEVPGVKGRKPTARRVTFAEIAKARVEIEFNRKDKKEEEA encoded by the coding sequence ATGAGCACCACCCAGAGCGAGAGGCTGCGAGGGCTGCTGGAACCGCTCGTCAGCGCCGCGGAGCTGGATCTGGAAGAGATCGAGGTGTCCCGGGCGGGCAGGCGCCGCATGCTGAGGATCATCGTGGACTCCGACGAGGGCGTGGAGCTGGACGCCTGTGCCGAGCTGAGCCGCGCGGTCTCCGAGAAGCTGGACGAGACGGACGCGATGGGCGAGGGCGAGTACGTCCTCGAAGTGAGCTCGCCGGGCGCCGACCGCCCCCTGACCAAGCACCGCCACTACGTACGCGCCGTCGGCCGACTGGTGAAGTTCCAGTTGCACGACGCCGGAACGGCTGACGAGCTGGTGGCCCGCATCCTCACCGTGGACGACGAGGGACTCGACCTCGAAGTGCCGGGCGTGAAGGGGCGCAAGCCCACCGCCCGCCGTGTCACCTTCGCGGAAATCGCCAAGGCACGGGTGGAGATCGAGTTCAACCGCAAGGACAAGAAGGAAGAGGAGGCGTAG
- a CDS encoding M50 family metallopeptidase, with amino-acid sequence MTILLTVLGIALFAVGLLVSIAWHELGHLSTAKLFGIRVPQYMVGFGPTIWSRHKGETEYGIKAIPMGGYIRMIGMFPPGEDGRIAARSTSPWRGMIEDARSAAFEELKPGDENRLFYTRKPWKRVIVMFAGPFMNLVLAVAIFLGVSMSFGFATQTTQVAGVQKCVISQSEERDKCQKGDPVSPAQAAGLREGDKIVAFNSEPVTDWSELSNHIRETIGPATITVERDGKEQVLKATLARNLVVKKDADGAAVPGKFVPAGYLGFAAQTEIVPLSFTDSVNRMGDMIENSVDSIVALPSKIPDLWNAAFSDGERKADSPVGVVGAARISGEVLNLDVPTQSIIATFLMLLATFNLSLFLFNMLPLLPLDGGHIAGAVWESVRRNIAKVFRRPDPGPFDVAKLMPVAYVVAGIFICFTLLVLVADIVNPVKIS; translated from the coding sequence ATGACGATTCTGTTGACGGTCCTCGGCATAGCTCTCTTTGCTGTGGGACTGCTGGTCTCGATCGCCTGGCACGAGCTGGGCCATTTGTCGACGGCCAAGCTCTTCGGCATCCGCGTGCCCCAGTACATGGTCGGCTTCGGCCCCACCATCTGGTCCCGGCACAAGGGCGAGACGGAGTACGGAATCAAGGCCATCCCGATGGGTGGCTACATCCGCATGATCGGGATGTTCCCGCCGGGGGAGGACGGCCGGATCGCGGCCCGGTCCACCTCGCCCTGGCGCGGGATGATCGAGGACGCCCGCTCGGCTGCCTTCGAGGAGCTGAAGCCCGGCGACGAGAACCGGCTCTTCTACACGCGCAAGCCGTGGAAGCGCGTCATCGTGATGTTCGCGGGACCGTTCATGAACCTGGTCCTCGCCGTCGCGATCTTCCTCGGGGTGTCGATGTCCTTCGGCTTCGCCACCCAGACCACCCAGGTCGCCGGGGTCCAGAAGTGCGTCATCTCGCAGAGCGAAGAGCGCGACAAGTGCCAGAAGGGCGACCCGGTCTCGCCCGCCCAGGCCGCGGGTCTGAGGGAGGGCGACAAGATCGTCGCCTTCAACTCGGAGCCCGTCACCGACTGGTCCGAGCTGTCGAACCACATCCGCGAGACGATCGGCCCCGCCACCATCACCGTCGAGCGTGACGGCAAGGAGCAGGTACTCAAGGCCACCCTCGCCCGGAACCTGGTGGTCAAGAAGGACGCGGACGGAGCGGCCGTCCCCGGCAAATTCGTCCCCGCCGGATATCTGGGCTTCGCCGCGCAGACCGAGATCGTGCCGCTCTCCTTCACCGATTCCGTGAACCGCATGGGCGACATGATCGAGAACAGCGTCGATTCGATCGTCGCGCTGCCGTCCAAGATCCCCGACCTGTGGAACGCGGCCTTCAGTGACGGCGAGCGCAAGGCCGACTCCCCGGTGGGTGTCGTCGGCGCGGCGCGTATCAGCGGTGAGGTGCTGAACCTGGACGTCCCGACGCAGAGCATCATCGCGACCTTCCTGATGCTGCTCGCGACGTTCAACCTCTCGCTGTTCCTGTTCAACATGCTGCCGCTGCTGCCGCTGGACGGCGGGCATATCGCAGGGGCGGTATGGGAGTCCGTACGCCGCAATATCGCGAAGGTGTTCCGCCGTCCGGACCCGGGTCCGTTCGACGTGGCCAAGCTGATGCCGGTCGCCTATGTCGTGGCGGGAATCTTCATCTGCTTCACGCTGCTCGTGCTGGTGGCCGACATCGTGAATCCGGTCAAGATCAGCTGA
- a CDS encoding YlxR family protein, whose product MSGRTHACVCPERTCVGCRERAAKSDLLRIVMTGDACVPDDRGTLPGRGAYVHPALVCLDLAVRRRAFPRAFRVKGPLDTGDVRRYVEQAAP is encoded by the coding sequence GTGTCTGGCCGGACGCATGCCTGCGTATGCCCTGAGAGAACCTGTGTGGGATGCCGGGAGCGAGCGGCCAAGAGCGATCTGCTGCGCATCGTGATGACCGGAGACGCTTGCGTCCCCGATGATCGCGGTACGCTGCCCGGCCGGGGTGCGTATGTACACCCCGCCTTGGTCTGTCTCGACCTGGCGGTCCGCCGCCGGGCGTTCCCCCGGGCCTTCAGGGTCAAGGGACCGCTCGATACCGGGGATGTACGCCGGTACGTCGAGCAGGCAGCACCGTAA
- the ispG gene encoding flavodoxin-dependent (E)-4-hydroxy-3-methylbut-2-enyl-diphosphate synthase codes for MTAISLGMPSVPTKLADRRVSRKIQVGTVAVGGDAPVSVQSMTTTRTSDIGATLQQIAELTASGCQIVRVACPTQDDADALATIARKSQIPVIADIHFQPKYVFAAIDAGCAAVRVNPGNIKQFDDKVKEIARAAGETGTPIRIGVNAGSLDARLLAKYGKATPEALVESALWEASLFEEHGFRDIKISVKHNDPVVMVGAYRQLAAQCDYPLHLGVTEAGPAFQGTIKSAVAFGALLSEGIGDTIRVSLSAPPAEEVKVGIQILESLNLRQRRLEIVSCPSCGRAQVDVYKLADQVTAGLEGMEVPLRVAVMGCVVNGPGEAREADLGVASGNGKGQIFVKGEVIKTVPESKIVETLIEEAMKIAEQMEKDGIASGEPEISVS; via the coding sequence ATGACTGCAATTTCGCTCGGAATGCCGTCCGTTCCGACCAAGCTCGCCGACCGGAGGGTCAGCCGCAAGATCCAGGTCGGCACCGTGGCCGTCGGCGGGGACGCTCCCGTATCGGTGCAGTCGATGACGACCACGCGCACCTCCGACATCGGCGCGACGCTGCAGCAGATCGCCGAACTGACCGCGTCCGGCTGCCAGATCGTACGGGTCGCCTGTCCCACCCAGGACGACGCGGACGCGCTGGCCACCATCGCGCGCAAGTCGCAGATCCCGGTGATCGCGGACATCCACTTCCAGCCGAAATACGTCTTCGCCGCGATCGACGCCGGCTGCGCGGCGGTCCGGGTCAATCCGGGCAACATCAAGCAGTTCGACGACAAGGTCAAGGAGATCGCCCGCGCGGCCGGCGAGACCGGCACCCCGATCCGTATCGGTGTCAATGCCGGATCGCTCGATGCCCGGCTCCTCGCCAAGTACGGCAAGGCGACGCCTGAGGCGCTCGTCGAGTCCGCGCTGTGGGAGGCGTCCCTCTTCGAGGAGCACGGCTTCCGCGACATCAAGATCTCGGTCAAGCACAACGACCCGGTCGTGATGGTGGGCGCCTACCGGCAGCTCGCCGCCCAGTGCGACTACCCCCTGCACCTCGGCGTCACCGAAGCCGGCCCCGCCTTCCAGGGCACCATCAAGTCGGCCGTCGCCTTCGGCGCGCTGCTCAGCGAGGGCATCGGCGACACCATCCGGGTCTCGCTCTCCGCCCCGCCCGCCGAAGAGGTCAAGGTCGGCATCCAGATCCTGGAGTCGCTGAATCTGCGGCAGCGCCGTCTGGAGATCGTTTCCTGCCCCTCCTGCGGCCGCGCGCAGGTCGACGTCTACAAGCTCGCCGACCAGGTCACGGCGGGTCTCGAGGGCATGGAGGTGCCGCTGCGCGTCGCCGTCATGGGCTGCGTCGTCAACGGCCCCGGCGAGGCCCGCGAGGCCGACCTCGGCGTCGCCTCAGGAAACGGCAAGGGCCAGATCTTCGTGAAGGGCGAGGTCATCAAGACCGTCCCCGAGTCGAAGATCGTCGAGACCCTCATCGAAGAGGCGATGAAGATCGCCGAGCAGATGGAGAAGGACGGCATCGCGTCCGGCGAGCCCGAGATCTCCGTCAGCTGA
- a CDS encoding aminoglycoside phosphotransferase family protein yields MAFEPPQRLVKALGETYGDTAAEDWLGQLPKTVQESVDRWELDVERVMAPGGRSSLVVLVRQPDGTAAALKAAPSFTTPALERAALERWDGWGAVRLLASSEDALLLERLHPEMSLRSLPEAKALLEAAGTVRRLWVEPPADHGFETVAERTARQAEAVRAFADPAATSLVAAALAARDELTALSPELLLLHGNFRQGKVLAADRTPWLAVGPEPLVGERAYDLARLVRDRVEDLIAASAGASAARRRVNKLADSLEVDRERLRGWTLFRAVESGTRAIAAGRRREGELALEFAGWL; encoded by the coding sequence ATGGCTTTCGAACCACCGCAGCGGCTCGTCAAGGCACTTGGTGAGACTTACGGGGACACGGCCGCGGAGGACTGGCTCGGGCAGCTGCCCAAGACGGTCCAGGAGTCGGTGGACCGGTGGGAGCTGGACGTCGAGCGGGTGATGGCGCCGGGCGGCAGGAGCAGTCTGGTCGTCCTCGTACGACAGCCCGACGGTACGGCCGCCGCGCTGAAGGCCGCCCCGTCCTTCACCACCCCGGCGCTGGAGCGGGCGGCGCTGGAGCGCTGGGACGGCTGGGGCGCGGTCCGGCTGCTCGCGTCGTCCGAGGACGCGCTGCTGCTGGAGCGGCTGCATCCGGAGATGTCCCTGCGGTCGCTGCCGGAGGCGAAAGCACTGCTGGAGGCGGCGGGGACGGTGCGGCGGCTGTGGGTCGAACCGCCGGCGGACCACGGCTTCGAGACTGTGGCGGAGCGGACGGCGCGGCAGGCGGAGGCGGTGCGCGCGTTCGCGGATCCGGCGGCAACTTCACTGGTCGCCGCGGCGCTTGCCGCGCGCGACGAGCTGACCGCCCTGTCGCCCGAACTCCTGCTGCTGCACGGCAACTTCCGCCAGGGCAAGGTCCTCGCGGCCGACCGCACGCCATGGCTCGCGGTCGGGCCGGAGCCGCTGGTGGGTGAACGCGCCTACGACCTGGCGCGCCTGGTCCGCGACCGGGTCGAGGACCTGATCGCGGCATCAGCCGGTGCGTCTGCGGCCCGCCGGCGGGTGAACAAGCTCGCGGACTCGCTGGAGGTGGACCGGGAACGTCTGCGCGGCTGGACGCTGTTCCGGGCGGTGGAGTCGGGCACACGGGCGATTGCGGCGGGGCGGCGCCGGGAGGGCGAACTGGCGCTGGAGTTCGCGGGCTGGCTGTAG
- a CDS encoding proline--tRNA ligase — MAQVQRMSRLMVKTLRDDPADAETLNHKLLVRAGYVRRTSAGIWSWLPLGKKVLENITRVVREEMDAIGGQEVLLPALLPKESYDASGRYEEYGDLLFRLKDRKGADYLLGPTHEEIFTQVVKDQCSSYKDLPVILYQIQTKYRDEARPRAGVLRGREFQMKDSYSFDTTDEGLVESYRLHRDAYIRIFERLGLDHRIVSAVSGAMGGSASEEFLAPAPAGEDTFVDCPACDYAANTEAVTFTATAAEATSHGPVEELDTPDTPTIETLAAHLGVPASATLKNLLVKVDGEIVAVGVPGDREVDLGKLGEHLAPAEVELVTAEDFVERPDLVRGYVGPQGLAKVRYIADPRIAPGTAWVTGANKPDTHAKNVVCGRDFEVDDYLDVVVVEDGDPCPKCGAGLRLDRAIEIGHIFQLGRKFADAFQLDVLGQNGKPVRVTMGSYGIGVSRAVAALAEQTADDKGLCWPREIAPADVHVVAAGKALQTELALEVAEKLAAVGLRVLVDERPGVSPGVKFTDAELIGVPKILVAGRRSAEGVVELKDRRTGEREELTVAEAITRLSA; from the coding sequence ATGGCCCAGGTCCAGCGCATGTCCCGTCTGATGGTCAAGACACTGCGCGACGACCCGGCGGACGCGGAGACGCTCAACCACAAGCTGCTCGTGCGCGCCGGCTATGTGCGCCGTACGTCCGCCGGCATCTGGAGCTGGCTGCCGCTCGGCAAGAAGGTCCTGGAGAACATCACCCGCGTGGTCCGCGAGGAGATGGACGCCATCGGCGGCCAGGAAGTGCTGCTGCCCGCGCTGCTGCCCAAGGAGTCGTACGACGCGAGCGGGCGGTACGAGGAGTACGGCGACCTGCTCTTCCGCCTCAAGGACCGCAAGGGCGCCGACTACCTCCTCGGCCCCACACACGAAGAGATCTTCACCCAGGTCGTCAAGGACCAGTGCTCGTCCTACAAGGACCTGCCGGTGATCCTCTACCAGATCCAGACGAAGTACCGCGACGAGGCCCGTCCGCGCGCGGGTGTGCTGCGCGGCCGCGAGTTCCAGATGAAGGACTCGTACTCCTTCGACACCACCGACGAGGGTCTCGTCGAGTCGTACCGGCTGCACCGCGACGCCTACATCCGGATCTTCGAGCGGCTCGGCCTCGACCACCGCATCGTCTCGGCGGTCTCGGGCGCGATGGGTGGCTCGGCGTCCGAGGAGTTCCTGGCCCCGGCCCCGGCCGGCGAGGACACCTTCGTGGACTGTCCGGCCTGCGACTACGCGGCCAACACGGAGGCCGTGACCTTCACCGCGACCGCGGCGGAGGCCACCTCCCACGGGCCCGTCGAGGAACTGGACACCCCCGACACCCCCACCATCGAGACCCTCGCCGCACACCTGGGCGTCCCGGCCTCGGCGACCCTGAAGAACCTGCTGGTCAAGGTGGACGGCGAGATCGTCGCGGTCGGTGTCCCCGGCGACCGCGAGGTGGACCTCGGCAAGCTCGGCGAGCACCTGGCCCCGGCGGAGGTCGAGCTGGTCACCGCGGAGGACTTCGTGGAGCGCCCCGATCTCGTACGCGGCTATGTCGGCCCGCAGGGCCTCGCCAAGGTCCGTTACATCGCCGACCCGCGCATCGCGCCCGGCACGGCCTGGGTGACCGGCGCGAACAAGCCGGACACGCACGCGAAGAACGTCGTCTGCGGCCGTGACTTCGAGGTGGACGACTACCTCGACGTGGTCGTGGTCGAGGACGGCGACCCCTGCCCGAAGTGCGGCGCGGGCCTGAGGCTCGACCGCGCGATCGAGATCGGCCACATCTTCCAGCTGGGCCGCAAGTTCGCGGACGCCTTCCAGCTCGACGTCCTGGGCCAGAACGGCAAGCCGGTCCGGGTGACGATGGGCTCGTACGGCATCGGCGTCTCCCGCGCGGTGGCGGCCCTGGCCGAGCAGACGGCCGACGACAAGGGCTTGTGCTGGCCGCGCGAGATCGCCCCGGCGGACGTCCACGTGGTGGCGGCGGGCAAGGCACTCCAGACGGAGCTGGCGCTCGAGGTCGCGGAGAAGCTGGCCGCGGTGGGTCTGCGCGTACTGGTCGACGAGCGCCCCGGAGTCTCGCCGGGCGTGAAGTTCACGGACGCGGAACTGATCGGCGTCCCGAAGATCCTGGTGGCGGGCCGTCGCTCGGCCGAGGGCGTGGTGGAACTGAAGGACCGCCGCACGGGCGAGCGCGAAGAACTGACGGTGGCCGAGGCGATCACGCGCCTCAGTGCCTGA
- a CDS encoding GNAT family N-acetyltransferase, whose product MAALSGGGPRTPSVAVGPVDLAARVDEALAVQALAFGLTDDEIEVRRHIVYRHLLHPGARALGALTESGRLVGFVYGMPNDRTHWWSTVVEPYLRGNGSDGWLDNSFVITELHVHPGFQGRGIGRSLITTITDCVDQPRSILSAIDTESPARGLYRALGYQDLARQVVFPSAPSPYAVMGAPLPLLRGN is encoded by the coding sequence ATGGCAGCACTTTCAGGAGGCGGACCCCGGACGCCCAGCGTTGCGGTCGGGCCGGTCGATCTCGCCGCACGGGTCGATGAGGCCCTCGCGGTGCAGGCCCTCGCCTTCGGACTCACCGACGACGAGATCGAGGTGCGCCGTCATATCGTCTACCGGCATCTCCTGCACCCGGGGGCCCGTGCACTCGGTGCGCTGACGGAGTCGGGCCGCCTTGTGGGATTCGTCTACGGCATGCCCAACGACCGCACGCACTGGTGGTCCACCGTCGTCGAGCCGTATCTGCGCGGCAACGGCTCCGACGGCTGGCTCGACAACTCCTTTGTGATCACCGAACTCCATGTCCACCCCGGCTTCCAGGGCCGGGGCATCGGCCGCTCGCTGATCACCACGATCACCGACTGCGTCGACCAGCCGCGCTCGATCCTCTCCGCGATCGACACCGAGAGCCCGGCCCGTGGCCTGTACCGAGCGCTTGGCTACCAGGACCTCGCGCGGCAGGTCGTCTTCCCCAGCGCACCCAGTCCGTACGCCGTCATGGGCGCCCCGCTGCCGCTGCTGCGCGGGAACTGA
- a CDS encoding GNAT family N-acetyltransferase, producing the protein MTQTTTRVLEPSDLGAALAILESEPVTNAFVTSRVQVAGLDPWRLGGEMWGWYADGRLRSLCYSGANLVPICATPEAVRAFAERARRTGRRCSSIVGPAESTAELWRLLEPSWGPARDVRAQQPLMVTEQPPGGIEPDPYVRRIRKDEIDVIMPACVAMFTEEVGVSPMAGDGGLLYQARVAELVGAGRSFARIDDGKVVFKAEIGAATSEACQIQGVWVAPEFRGRGLSETGMAAVLRYALQDVAPVVSLYVNDYNTAARAAYRRVGFREVGAFMSVLF; encoded by the coding sequence TTGACGCAGACCACCACCCGGGTCCTCGAACCCAGCGACCTCGGCGCAGCGCTCGCGATCCTCGAGAGCGAGCCCGTGACGAATGCCTTCGTCACGTCCCGCGTCCAGGTCGCCGGGCTCGACCCCTGGCGCCTCGGCGGCGAGATGTGGGGCTGGTACGCGGACGGGCGGCTGCGCTCGCTGTGCTATTCCGGCGCCAATCTCGTGCCCATCTGTGCCACCCCCGAAGCCGTACGCGCCTTCGCCGAGCGGGCCCGCAGGACAGGCCGCCGCTGCTCCTCCATCGTCGGCCCGGCCGAGTCCACCGCCGAGCTGTGGCGGCTGCTCGAGCCGAGCTGGGGCCCGGCCAGGGACGTGCGCGCCCAGCAGCCCCTCATGGTCACCGAGCAGCCCCCCGGCGGCATCGAGCCGGATCCTTACGTCCGCCGCATCCGCAAGGACGAGATAGACGTGATCATGCCGGCCTGCGTGGCGATGTTCACCGAGGAGGTCGGCGTCTCGCCGATGGCCGGTGACGGTGGCCTGCTCTACCAGGCACGGGTGGCCGAACTCGTCGGCGCGGGAAGGTCGTTCGCCCGTATCGACGACGGCAAGGTCGTCTTCAAGGCCGAGATCGGCGCGGCCACCAGCGAGGCCTGCCAGATCCAAGGCGTCTGGGTCGCACCGGAGTTCCGCGGCCGCGGGCTGTCCGAGACGGGCATGGCGGCCGTGCTGCGCTATGCCCTGCAGGATGTCGCACCGGTCGTCAGCCTGTACGTGAACGACTACAACACCGCAGCCAGGGCGGCGTACCGGCGGGTCGGCTTCCGCGAGGTCGGCGCCTTCATGAGCGTGCTGTTCTGA
- a CDS encoding ferritin-like domain-containing protein: MSTPDTLKAVQAALAAEHAAVYGYGVVGGRIGDDREAEAKAAYAAHRARRDALVRTVRDLGGAPAAAAPAYALPFLVPDAAAAVRLAAVLEDRVAGVYSDLVRASEGPLRREAAGALSEAAVRAVRWRGSGVAFPGLAERSGRRAR, from the coding sequence ATGAGCACGCCGGACACGCTGAAGGCCGTACAGGCCGCGCTCGCCGCGGAGCATGCGGCGGTGTACGGGTACGGGGTCGTCGGCGGCCGGATCGGCGACGACCGGGAGGCCGAGGCCAAGGCCGCGTACGCCGCGCACCGGGCCCGGCGGGACGCGCTGGTGCGCACCGTGCGCGACCTGGGCGGGGCGCCGGCCGCGGCAGCCCCGGCGTACGCGCTGCCCTTCCTTGTGCCGGACGCGGCTGCCGCGGTGCGCCTCGCCGCGGTGCTCGAGGACCGGGTCGCGGGCGTCTATTCCGATCTCGTACGGGCCTCGGAAGGGCCGCTGCGCCGGGAGGCCGCGGGCGCACTGAGCGAGGCGGCCGTCCGTGCGGTGCGCTGGCGCGGCAGCGGCGTAGCCTTTCCAGGGCTCGCCGAGCGGAGTGGGCGTCGAGCGCGCTGA
- the nusA gene encoding transcription termination factor NusA — MDIDVKLLKGLAQEKEIPFDLLVEAIESALLIAYHRTEGSRRHARVVLSRDTGHVTVWAKEDAADLEEGQEAKEFDDTPSDFGRIAATTARQVIQQRLRDAENDVTFGEYARREGDVVAGMVQQGKDPKNVLVRLDDKLEAILPVQEQVPGEEYTHGLRLRTYVVRVAKGVRGPSVTLSRTHPNLVKKLFALEVPEIADGSVEIAAIAREAGHRTKIAVRSTRSGLNAKGACIGPMGARVRNVMAELLGEKIDIVDWSDDPAEMVANALSPARVSKVEVVDLGARSARVTVPDYQLSLAIGKEGQNARLAARLTGWRIDIRPDTEQSDDQGSERDSDRDSAHRD, encoded by the coding sequence GTGGACATCGACGTAAAGCTCCTGAAGGGCTTGGCACAAGAGAAGGAGATCCCCTTCGACCTGCTGGTCGAGGCGATCGAGTCGGCCCTCCTCATCGCGTACCACCGCACCGAGGGCAGCCGCCGCCACGCGCGCGTCGTGCTCAGCCGGGACACCGGCCATGTGACGGTATGGGCGAAGGAAGACGCGGCAGACCTCGAAGAGGGGCAGGAGGCCAAGGAGTTCGACGACACTCCCTCCGACTTCGGCCGTATCGCCGCGACCACCGCCCGCCAGGTCATTCAGCAGCGGCTGCGGGACGCGGAGAACGATGTCACCTTCGGTGAGTACGCCCGCCGTGAGGGTGATGTCGTCGCCGGTATGGTGCAGCAGGGCAAGGACCCGAAGAACGTCCTGGTCAGGCTGGACGACAAGCTCGAGGCGATCCTGCCGGTGCAGGAGCAGGTACCGGGCGAGGAGTACACCCACGGTCTGCGGCTGCGTACGTACGTCGTCCGGGTCGCCAAGGGCGTGCGCGGCCCGTCCGTGACCCTGTCCCGCACCCACCCGAACCTCGTGAAGAAGCTCTTCGCGCTCGAGGTCCCGGAGATCGCGGACGGCTCGGTCGAGATCGCGGCGATCGCCCGCGAGGCCGGCCACCGCACCAAGATCGCCGTCCGCTCGACCCGCTCGGGCCTGAACGCCAAGGGGGCGTGCATCGGCCCGATGGGTGCCCGTGTGCGCAATGTCATGGCCGAGCTGCTCGGCGAGAAGATCGACATCGTGGACTGGTCGGACGACCCGGCCGAGATGGTGGCCAACGCCCTCTCACCGGCCCGCGTCAGCAAGGTCGAGGTTGTCGACCTGGGCGCGCGCTCCGCACGGGTGACCGTCCCCGACTACCAGCTGTCGCTGGCGATCGGCAAGGAAGGGCAGAACGCCCGTCTGGCCGCCCGTCTCACCGGCTGGCGCATCGACATCCGCCCCGACACGGAGCAGAGCGACGACCAGGGTTCCGAGCGGGACTCCGACCGGGACTCCGCCCACCGGGACTGA